Below is a window of Pseudomonas sp. B21-040 DNA.
CCGATTCGCACAGGGGGCCACCCACCACGTAGTCGTGTTCAGGGCGATGGATGGGCGTCCCCTCGGCATCCAGCAAGGTCATGTGGTGATAGGCGCCATAGAGGGCCGGGCGCATCAGGTCATTGAAGCCCGCGTTCACCAAAATGAAGTGTCGGCTCCCGACTTTTTTGACTGCGCGGACTTCGGTCACCAGACAACCTGATTCGGCCACCAGAAACCGGCCGGGCTCGATCTCCATCCGTACCGGATGACCAAGAAATGCTTCGATGTCCTGCCTGGCCTGGCGCCATGCGTTGGAATAACGCTGGATGTCTACCGGCTCATCGCCTTCGCGATAGGGCGTGGACAGCCCGCCACCGATGGAAAAGGCTTCGATATCGTGGTCGAGCATTTTCACCGCAGAGGTCATTGCATTGCCCACTTGCTCCAGATGCGCATAATCCACCCCCGAGCCGATATGCATGTGTAATCCCACCAGCTTCAGCCCGAACTGCCGAATGAGGTCGAGCGCTTCGTGAACCTGGTCATGCCAGATGCCGTGCTTGCTGTTTTCACCACCGGTATTGGTCTTGCGGCTGTGACCATGGCCGAACCCCGGGTTGATCCGTAACCAGACGCGATGGCCCCTGGAGCGTTCGCCCAGTTGGCGGAGCATGTCGATCGACCCGGTATTCACCTCGATATTCAGCTCAACCACGCGGCGTAGAGTCACATCGTCGAACAGATCACAGGTAAACAC
It encodes the following:
- the lysA gene encoding diaminopimelate decarboxylase — translated: MPNQPDFEQLSAIATEHGTPFWCYDAQTIKARVDQLACFETVRFAQKACSNLHILRLIREQGVRVDAVSLGEIERALLAGFSPAGTPAGIVFTCDLFDDVTLRRVVELNIEVNTGSIDMLRQLGERSRGHRVWLRINPGFGHGHSRKTNTGGENSKHGIWHDQVHEALDLIRQFGLKLVGLHMHIGSGVDYAHLEQVGNAMTSAVKMLDHDIEAFSIGGGLSTPYREGDEPVDIQRYSNAWRQARQDIEAFLGHPVRMEIEPGRFLVAESGCLVTEVRAVKKVGSRHFILVNAGFNDLMRPALYGAYHHMTLLDAEGTPIHRPEHDYVVGGPLCESGDIFTQDEHGVTPRLLPEAQVGDLLIMHDTGAYGASMSSNYNSRPLLPEVLIEQGQARLIRRPQPLSDLLALELGL